Genomic DNA from Nocardioides aquaticus:
CCCGACCAGGCGATGAAGGCGCAGACGCCCAGCAGCACCACGGCGTTCGCGACGGCGGCCAGGACCTCGGCGCGGTGCAGACCGAAGGTGGAGCGACGCCCCCCGCCGAGACCGGCGACGTACGACGCCCCGAGCGCGAGCACGACCGCCCCGGCGTCGGTGGCCATGTGCCCGGCGTCGGCCAGCAGCGCCAGTGACCCGGTGACCACGGCGCCGACCACCTCGACGACCAGCACCGTGACGGTGACCAGCAGCGCCCACCGCAGCTTGGAACGGTCGGCGGCGCGCCCGGCGGCGTGCCCGTGGTCGTGGCCCATGTCAGCAGCCTAGGAGCGACCGGCACCTCCGGCGTGGTGACGTTGTCCACAGGTCGCCGGCGCAGCACCCGCACCAACGCGGCTCCCGCGCCACGATGACGTGCATGACCGGGATGGACGAGGAGGGGCTCGCCCATCTGCTCCGCTGGGTGCAGGACGGGGTCGTGTCCCGCCGCCAGCTGTTCGACCTGGGCGCCGAGCCCCATGACCTGCGGCGGTGGCTCAGGCGCGGGCGCTTCACGCCGGTCCACCCCGGGGTCTACGTCGAGCACAACGGCCCGACCACCTGGGACCAGCGCGCCTGGGCGGCGGTCCTGCTCCACGAGCCGTGCGCCCTGACGCGGGAGTCGGCCCTGCCCCGACCACCGGACCGGGCGCCGGTCCAGGTCGCCATCGGGCTCCGCCGCAGCGTGCGCGCCGTGCCCGGGGTGGTGGCCCACCGCACCGCACACTGGGAGGACCGCGTCCGGCCGGGGTCGTGCCCTCCTCGCCTGCGCATCGAGGAGGCAGCGGTCGAGGCCGCCCTCCACGAACCGGACCCGGGCCGTGCGTACCGGCTGCTGGCCGAGGCGACGTGGTCCCGGCAGACCGATGCGAGGACGATCGCGGCCACGCTGGGCCGGCGCCGTGGCGGGGCCAACCACGCGCTGCTGGCGGGCATGCTCGACGACCTCGCGCTCGGAGCGTGCTCGGTGCTGGAGCGCGAGTACCTGCACCGCGTCGAGCGGGCGCACGGTCTCCCCTGCGCCGAGCGGCAGGTGGGGGCGACGGCCGTGGGACGCGTGCAGCGTGACGTCGAGTACCGGCGGTTCGCCGTCGTCGTGGAGCTGGACGGGCGGGCGTTCCACGAGTCGCCGCAGGCGTTCGACCAGGACCTCGGCCGCGACCTGGCCACAGCGGCGCTCCGCCACGGCTCGGACCGCGTCACGCTCCGGGTGGGGTGGGGCCAGGTGCTGCGCGACGCCTGCAGCACGGCGGGTCACGTCGGCGACGTCCTGCGGTCCAGGGGCTGGGAGGGGACCCTGCGGCGCTGCCCGCAGTGCCCGCGGCCCGTCGGGTCGTGATCTGGTGCCACCTACTGGCACCAGATCACGACCTGACGTCTAGCGCGGCGTGAGCTTCTTCTCCTTGGCCTCCCAGACCAGCTCGCCCTGGTCACCCGCGAGGGCGTCGAGGATCGCGGTGACGACCTCGTCGGAGGCGACCGGCTCGGGGAGGCGCGGCGGCTCACCGGCCAGCGCGCGCTGGTCGAGGCCGGTGTCGAGGTGCGGGGGGCGGACGTCGACGACGCGGAAGGCGCGGCGCTGCTCCTTGCGCAGCACCCCGAGCCACGTCGACAGCGCGGACTTCGCCGCGGAGTAGTCGGCCATCCCGACCGTGGGGAGGTCGGCGAGGATCGCGGAGAGGACGACGGCGGTGCCGTGCTCGGACTCCGTCAGCGCGGGCGCGGCGGCGCGGACCAGCGCCATCGGCGCCTGCACGTTGACCGCGAAGAGCTCCTCGGTGACGGCGGCGTCCAGGTCGACCGCCTTGCCGAAACCGGCCGCACCGACGGTGACCACCAGCAGGTCGAGGCCGCCGAGCTCGGCGACCGCGGCGTCGACGGCACGGCGCACCGAGTCCGCGTCGACCGCGTCGAGCACCTGCGGGGTCGTGCCGGTCCTCTCGCCGAGGGCGGCGAGCCGCTCCTCGTCCCGGCCGGCGGGCACGACGCGGGCGCCGCG
This window encodes:
- a CDS encoding type IV toxin-antitoxin system AbiEi family antitoxin domain-containing protein yields the protein MTGMDEEGLAHLLRWVQDGVVSRRQLFDLGAEPHDLRRWLRRGRFTPVHPGVYVEHNGPTTWDQRAWAAVLLHEPCALTRESALPRPPDRAPVQVAIGLRRSVRAVPGVVAHRTAHWEDRVRPGSCPPRLRIEEAAVEAALHEPDPGRAYRLLAEATWSRQTDARTIAATLGRRRGGANHALLAGMLDDLALGACSVLEREYLHRVERAHGLPCAERQVGATAVGRVQRDVEYRRFAVVVELDGRAFHESPQAFDQDLGRDLATAALRHGSDRVTLRVGWGQVLRDACSTAGHVGDVLRSRGWEGTLRRCPQCPRPVGS
- a CDS encoding SDR family NAD(P)-dependent oxidoreductase, with translation MADRDGMQIDGARVLVAGATGVIGGKLVDALVERGARVVPAGRDEERLAALGERTGTTPQVLDAVDADSVRRAVDAAVAELGGLDLLVVTVGAAGFGKAVDLDAAVTEELFAVNVQAPMALVRAAAPALTESEHGTAVVLSAILADLPTVGMADYSAAKSALSTWLGVLRKEQRRAFRVVDVRPPHLDTGLDQRALAGEPPRLPEPVASDEVVTAILDALAGDQGELVWEAKEKKLTPR